Proteins encoded within one genomic window of Nitrospina gracilis 3/211:
- the speA gene encoding biosynthetic arginine decarboxylase: MQKWTIEKSRELYNIDGWGCGYFGINEKGHIIVRPDQANQHTVDLKLLVDDIKAKGYSLPVLIRFSDILKSSIAKLAHAFKKAAVDHNYTGEYHGVYPIKVNQQRQVVEEIVKFGRDHNIGLEAGSKPELHAILAIMDNPEALLICNGYKDESFIRLALMGQKLGKRVFIVVERLSELNMTLRVAKEIGVTPNIGLRIKLFSAGAGRWASSGGEYSKFGLSPMETVEAVEIARKEGALDCIQLIHFHLGSQITNIRRIKNSLKEVGRYYSELMKMGCNLKFIDVGGGLGVDYDGSKSTFASSTNYTVQEYANDVIYHLSEICETENLPHPNIISESGRAMTAYHSILVFNVLEVASFPDSDHDFQIDDDAPSVVQELHYVLEQASNKNITESWHDALDLKDQSQNQFSLGMIALKDKAIADKLFWGICRKIQDLASRLKYMPDELKTLNQRLADKYFCNFSVFQSLPDSWAIDQVFPIVPLQRLNEHPSREATLMDLTCDSDGMIDTFIGNHNMERTLPLHSVNSEPYRIGIFLTGAYQEILGDLHNLFGDTNTVHVSLKKDGTLKYEQIIEGEDVTDVLDYVQFRAEELAGRMAGFLFHSVQNGRLSQEEADQFLNLYKEGLSGYTYLIKPDK, from the coding sequence ATGCAGAAATGGACCATTGAAAAATCGAGGGAATTGTACAACATCGACGGCTGGGGGTGCGGCTACTTCGGCATCAACGAAAAAGGCCACATCATCGTCCGCCCGGACCAGGCCAACCAGCATACCGTCGACCTGAAACTGCTGGTGGACGACATCAAGGCCAAAGGCTATTCCCTGCCCGTGCTGATCCGTTTCTCGGACATCCTCAAGTCCAGCATCGCCAAGCTGGCCCATGCGTTCAAAAAAGCCGCCGTGGACCACAACTACACCGGCGAGTACCACGGCGTGTACCCGATCAAGGTCAACCAGCAGAGGCAGGTGGTCGAAGAGATCGTGAAGTTCGGCCGCGACCACAACATCGGTCTCGAAGCCGGATCGAAGCCGGAGCTCCACGCCATCCTCGCCATCATGGACAATCCCGAGGCCCTGCTCATCTGCAACGGTTACAAGGATGAGTCGTTCATCCGCCTCGCGTTAATGGGGCAGAAACTGGGCAAACGCGTGTTCATCGTGGTCGAGCGATTGTCGGAACTCAACATGACGCTCCGCGTGGCGAAAGAAATCGGCGTGACGCCGAACATCGGCCTGCGCATCAAGCTGTTTTCCGCAGGCGCCGGACGCTGGGCGTCCTCCGGCGGCGAATATTCGAAGTTCGGCCTGAGCCCGATGGAGACCGTCGAAGCGGTGGAGATCGCCCGCAAAGAAGGGGCGCTGGACTGCATCCAGCTCATCCACTTCCACCTCGGCAGTCAGATCACAAACATCCGCCGCATCAAGAACAGCCTGAAGGAAGTCGGCCGCTACTACTCCGAACTCATGAAGATGGGTTGCAATTTGAAATTCATCGACGTCGGCGGCGGGCTTGGCGTGGATTACGACGGATCGAAATCTACCTTCGCCTCCAGCACCAACTACACCGTGCAGGAGTACGCCAACGACGTCATCTACCACCTCTCGGAAATCTGCGAGACGGAAAACCTGCCGCACCCGAACATCATCTCGGAGTCCGGCCGCGCCATGACGGCGTACCACTCCATTCTCGTGTTCAACGTGCTGGAGGTGGCCTCGTTCCCGGACTCGGATCACGATTTCCAGATCGACGACGACGCGCCGAGCGTGGTGCAGGAATTGCACTATGTCCTCGAACAGGCGTCGAACAAGAACATCACCGAATCCTGGCACGACGCGCTTGACTTGAAAGACCAGTCGCAGAACCAGTTTTCGCTGGGCATGATCGCGCTGAAGGACAAGGCCATCGCCGACAAACTGTTCTGGGGCATCTGCCGCAAGATTCAGGACCTGGCGTCGCGCCTCAAGTACATGCCGGACGAGCTAAAGACGCTCAACCAGCGCCTCGCCGACAAGTACTTCTGCAACTTCTCCGTGTTCCAGTCGCTCCCCGACTCGTGGGCGATCGACCAGGTGTTTCCCATCGTGCCCCTGCAACGTTTGAACGAACACCCGTCGCGCGAAGCGACGCTGATGGACCTGACCTGCGACTCCGACGGCATGATCGACACCTTCATCGGCAACCACAATATGGAACGCACCCTGCCTCTGCATTCCGTGAACAGCGAGCCGTACCGCATCGGCATCTTCCTCACCGGCGCATACCAGGAAATCCTGGGCGACCTGCACAACCTGTTCGGCGACACCAACACCGTTCACGTGTCATTGAAAAAGGACGGGACGCTCAAGTACGAGCAGATCATCGAGGGAGAGGACGTCACGGACGTGCTCGACTACGTGCAGTTCCGCGCGGAAGAGCTGGCGGGACGCATGGCGGGATTCCTGTTCCACAGCGTACAGAACGGCAGACTTTCTCAGGAAGAAGCCGACCAGTTTCTGAACCTGTACAAGGAAGGGCTGTCCGGCTACACTTACCTCATCAAACCAGACAAGTGA
- a CDS encoding diaminopimelate decarboxylase family protein: protein MKIEDVDVRDIARHYGTPVYVYSLKTLRAAIAEIKTLAPVVRYAMKAESNRVILQEMKKQGIHIDAVSVLEVQRALRAGFDASEVCFTSDVFFHASDAEYCIENNVYTNCGTLGMLREYGETLKRLGKGSNKVSIRINPGEGSGHSKKTNTGGPYSKHGIWHQSLDEARAIAKEYGLIINGVHIHIGSGGDMEHLKRLTGKLVEFAKQFDDVEVINFGGGLPYQYREGQPEADVSAYKPILEERLAILEKHFGRKIRCEIEPGRRFVAGCGYLLGEVRALNHTLDENGKRLDYVLGNIGFCHLLRPMAYGSYHAIQFVGDKMGPEQDVIVAGPVCESGDVLTQENEEPVPRKLPLPNPGDIMVVGGAGAYGFVMSSNYNTQPLLPEVVVDGSKCILARRRQTPRRHPERRRRSVKSRSSKSLFWNMF from the coding sequence ATGAAAATCGAAGATGTGGACGTCCGCGACATCGCCCGGCATTACGGCACCCCGGTGTACGTGTACAGCCTGAAAACCCTGCGCGCCGCCATCGCGGAGATCAAAACCCTCGCGCCGGTGGTGCGCTACGCCATGAAGGCGGAATCGAACCGCGTCATCCTTCAGGAGATGAAGAAGCAGGGGATTCATATCGACGCCGTCAGCGTGCTGGAAGTCCAGCGCGCCCTGCGCGCGGGCTTCGATGCGTCGGAAGTCTGCTTCACCAGCGACGTGTTCTTTCACGCTTCGGACGCCGAGTACTGCATCGAGAACAACGTGTACACCAACTGCGGCACGCTGGGGATGCTCCGCGAGTACGGGGAGACCCTGAAACGGCTCGGCAAGGGATCGAACAAGGTGTCCATCCGAATCAACCCCGGCGAGGGATCGGGCCACTCGAAAAAAACCAATACCGGCGGCCCCTACAGCAAGCACGGCATCTGGCACCAGAGCCTCGACGAGGCGCGCGCGATCGCGAAAGAGTACGGCCTTATCATCAACGGCGTGCACATCCACATCGGCTCCGGCGGCGACATGGAGCACCTGAAACGGCTGACCGGCAAGCTGGTGGAGTTCGCCAAACAGTTTGACGACGTGGAGGTGATCAATTTCGGCGGCGGCCTGCCGTACCAGTACCGGGAAGGTCAGCCGGAGGCCGACGTCTCGGCCTACAAACCGATCCTGGAAGAACGCCTCGCCATCCTGGAAAAACATTTCGGCCGCAAGATCCGCTGTGAGATCGAGCCCGGCCGCAGGTTCGTCGCCGGGTGCGGCTATCTCCTGGGCGAGGTGCGGGCGCTCAACCACACGCTGGACGAGAACGGCAAGCGCCTCGATTACGTGCTGGGCAACATCGGCTTCTGTCATTTGCTTCGGCCGATGGCCTACGGCTCGTACCACGCCATTCAGTTCGTCGGCGACAAGATGGGCCCGGAGCAGGACGTGATCGTTGCCGGGCCGGTGTGCGAGTCGGGTGACGTACTGACTCAGGAGAACGAGGAACCGGTGCCGCGCAAACTGCCCTTGCCCAATCCGGGCGACATCATGGTGGTGGGGGGCGCGGGAGCGTACGGCTTCGTCATGTCGTCGAACTACAACACCCAGCCGCTTCTGCCGGAAGTCGTGGTGGACGGTAGCAAGTGCATTCTCGCCCGCCGCCGCCAGACCCCTCGACGACATCCTGAGAGAAGAAGACGAAGTGTGAAGTCAAGAAGTAGTAAGAGTTTGTTTTGGAATATGTTTTAA
- a CDS encoding cytochrome b, producing the protein MANGIVETVKDRLGYKELEYPIPEHANTIRYSLGGMTLSSFSILLITGILLAQFYVPNPERANASVHYLMDQVYLGWFLRGLHFWAAEALTVTLLLHMIRVAHTAAYKAPREVNWLIGVGLLLMMVGFLFTGTVLKWDQEGYEALMHFNWVADNLGILGYPLTEKFAQGVPILNRVYMAHISLLPVITIPLLGLHLFYIKYHKLSPLPGQPEVGDTHKASSEMDTPPVVQRHMPFTRHLQYLNMAGAEVIFIVCILALTIAPPLGDDPVFGMEVTKPPWQFVWIYALENLWVPFLIVAPALIVLFLVAVPFIDRSPERDWRKRPVATAILATCIVLSLALIIWGKVTTMTHSM; encoded by the coding sequence ATGGCGAATGGAATCGTTGAGACAGTGAAAGACCGGCTCGGCTACAAGGAGCTGGAGTACCCCATCCCCGAACACGCCAACACCATCCGCTATTCGCTGGGCGGCATGACACTGTCGTCCTTCTCCATCCTTCTCATCACCGGCATCCTGCTGGCGCAGTTTTACGTGCCGAACCCGGAACGCGCCAACGCCAGCGTGCATTACCTGATGGACCAGGTGTATCTGGGATGGTTCCTGCGCGGCCTGCATTTCTGGGCGGCGGAGGCGTTGACCGTCACCCTGCTATTACACATGATCCGCGTCGCGCACACCGCGGCCTACAAGGCGCCGCGCGAAGTCAACTGGCTGATCGGCGTGGGACTCCTGCTGATGATGGTCGGCTTCCTGTTTACGGGCACGGTGCTCAAGTGGGATCAGGAAGGGTATGAAGCGCTCATGCATTTCAACTGGGTGGCGGACAACCTGGGTATCCTCGGTTACCCGCTGACGGAGAAGTTCGCGCAGGGGGTGCCGATCCTCAACCGCGTGTACATGGCCCACATCAGCCTCCTGCCCGTCATCACCATTCCCCTGCTCGGACTGCACCTGTTCTATATCAAATACCACAAGCTGTCACCGCTGCCGGGTCAGCCGGAGGTGGGCGACACCCACAAGGCTTCGAGCGAGATGGACACACCGCCGGTGGTCCAGCGGCACATGCCGTTCACCCGCCACCTGCAATATTTGAACATGGCGGGCGCGGAGGTGATCTTCATTGTCTGCATTCTGGCACTCACCATCGCGCCGCCCTTGGGCGACGATCCGGTGTTCGGGATGGAGGTCACGAAACCGCCGTGGCAGTTCGTCTGGATCTACGCGCTGGAAAATTTGTGGGTGCCGTTTCTGATCGTCGCGCCCGCGCTCATCGTATTGTTCCTCGTCGCGGTGCCGTTCATCGACCGCAGTCCGGAACGCGACTGGCGCAAGCGCCCGGTGGCCACGGCCATTCTCGCAACCTGCATCGTGCTGTCTCTCGCGCTCATCATCTGGGGCAAGGTCACCACCATGACCCACTCGATGTAA
- a CDS encoding CYCXC family (seleno)protein: MGKKKSKKNQKPRMSAKSNKKYTLPAVFGAVVGAILFGGYLYLQPAPTPVAPAMGNLIETRPVLTPALFTGKAALAYRYAAEIPKVIDSQFCYCYCKRDHGHKTLLTCFTTMHGSKCGVCIDEVIYAYELYKSGKTLDEIVKAVDDRFYRPYKRHL, translated from the coding sequence ATGGGAAAGAAAAAGTCCAAAAAGAACCAGAAGCCGCGGATGTCCGCCAAATCCAACAAAAAATACACGCTCCCGGCGGTGTTCGGCGCCGTGGTGGGAGCGATCCTGTTCGGCGGATACCTGTATCTCCAACCGGCTCCCACACCGGTGGCCCCGGCCATGGGCAACCTGATCGAGACGCGGCCGGTTCTGACCCCGGCGCTGTTCACCGGCAAGGCGGCGCTTGCCTACCGGTACGCGGCGGAAATCCCGAAAGTGATCGACAGCCAGTTCTGTTATTGTTACTGCAAACGCGATCACGGTCACAAAACGCTCCTGACCTGCTTCACCACCATGCACGGTTCCAAATGCGGCGTGTGCATCGACGAAGTGATCTACGCGTACGAACTGTACAAATCCGGCAAGACCCTCGATGAAATCGTGAAGGCGGTGGACGACCGGTTTTACCGCCCCTACAAACGGCACCTGTAA
- a CDS encoding 4a-hydroxytetrahydrobiopterin dehydratase, which produces MVQKTALSDDELQQKLQEMAPEWKVDKNEKGLPFIYRVYRAKEYLKGIDFVRQVAEEAEKENHHPDILIHYKRITVRYWTHTVSGVTMADVEMAQQIDPLFEKD; this is translated from the coding sequence ATGGTACAGAAAACCGCATTGAGCGACGACGAGCTTCAGCAGAAACTGCAAGAGATGGCGCCGGAATGGAAGGTCGATAAAAACGAGAAGGGCCTGCCCTTCATCTACCGCGTGTACCGCGCCAAGGAATACTTGAAAGGAATCGACTTCGTCCGCCAGGTGGCCGAAGAAGCGGAGAAGGAGAACCACCATCCCGACATCCTGATCCATTACAAACGCATCACCGTGCGCTACTGGACGCACACGGTCAGCGGCGTCACCATGGCCGACGTTGAAATGGCCCAGCAGATCGACCCGCTGTTTGAGAAAGATTAG
- a CDS encoding glutaredoxin family protein, translated as MIDIEILTKADCCLCDEAKEVVETVLADYPATLRLTDIESDAALFEAYKEKIPVVRLNGEDSFIYKVHPVTLRKRLEEIDGGK; from the coding sequence ATGATCGACATCGAAATCCTGACCAAGGCGGACTGCTGTCTGTGCGACGAGGCGAAAGAGGTGGTGGAGACGGTCCTCGCCGACTACCCGGCGACGCTGAGGCTCACGGACATCGAATCCGACGCCGCCCTGTTCGAAGCCTACAAGGAAAAAATTCCCGTGGTGCGGCTGAACGGCGAGGACAGCTTCATCTACAAAGTCCACCCCGTCACCCTGCGCAAACGACTGGAGGAAATCGACGGCGGGAAGTAA
- a CDS encoding inositol monophosphatase family protein yields the protein MTTPLQVAVEAAQAAGRIQRERADCIGEIRYKGDINPVTEVDLLCEKEIIDRIQKAFPDHAVLAEESGETVGHADHLWVIDPLDGTINYAHGYPCYCVSIAYRHENETVVGVVYNPSLDELFVAEKGKGATMNGKPIAVSPLANLKESLLVTGFAYDIHTATHNNLDHFINFISACQAVRRAGSAALDLCYTAMGRFEGFWELKLNTWDYAAGVLILQEAGGRVTRFDGTPFQYGDREILTSNGLIHDAMIAVLEKGSSRGTLMK from the coding sequence ATGACCACTCCCCTGCAGGTTGCCGTGGAGGCGGCGCAGGCGGCGGGTCGTATTCAACGCGAACGCGCCGACTGCATCGGTGAAATCCGCTACAAGGGCGACATCAACCCCGTCACCGAAGTCGATCTCCTCTGCGAAAAAGAAATCATCGATCGCATCCAGAAAGCGTTCCCCGATCACGCCGTGCTGGCGGAAGAATCCGGTGAGACCGTCGGCCACGCCGATCACCTGTGGGTGATCGATCCACTGGACGGCACCATCAACTACGCGCACGGCTACCCCTGCTATTGCGTGTCCATCGCTTACCGTCACGAAAACGAAACCGTGGTCGGGGTGGTGTACAACCCCAGCCTCGACGAGTTGTTCGTCGCCGAGAAAGGGAAGGGGGCGACGATGAACGGCAAACCCATCGCCGTCTCGCCTCTTGCCAACCTGAAGGAGAGCCTGTTGGTGACGGGGTTCGCCTACGACATCCACACCGCGACGCACAACAACCTGGACCATTTCATCAACTTCATCAGCGCCTGCCAGGCGGTGCGCCGCGCCGGATCGGCTGCGCTCGATCTGTGTTACACGGCGATGGGCCGGTTCGAAGGGTTCTGGGAATTGAAGTTGAACACCTGGGACTATGCGGCTGGAGTGCTGATCCTGCAGGAAGCGGGTGGCCGCGTGACGCGGTTCGACGGCACGCCGTTTCAGTACGGCGACCGCGAAATTTTGACGTCGAACGGACTCATCCACGACGCCATGATCGCCGTCCTCGAAAAAGGCAGCAGCCGCGGCACGCTGATGAAATGA
- a CDS encoding peroxiredoxin family protein, producing the protein MEHVLEKKPVSVYIPYSLLAAALLFIFVKALDNVPPKPFETEYPAEAFLAPGFELPTLNGGKISLKDYRGKVVFINFWATWCATCKVEMPSMQKVYDKFKDRGFEMLTISVDKDQKLIQPFMEEYNLTFPVLLDPDEEIAKQVYKTTGVPETFIVSKSGVIVHKAIGPRDWATEDAMAAFQQLVEQS; encoded by the coding sequence ATGGAACACGTCCTGGAAAAGAAACCTGTCAGCGTCTATATCCCCTACTCGCTCCTCGCGGCGGCCCTCCTTTTTATTTTTGTGAAGGCGCTGGACAACGTGCCGCCGAAGCCGTTTGAGACCGAGTACCCGGCGGAGGCGTTCCTCGCGCCCGGCTTCGAACTGCCCACCCTGAACGGCGGCAAGATCTCCCTCAAGGACTACCGCGGAAAAGTGGTGTTCATCAACTTCTGGGCCACGTGGTGCGCCACCTGCAAGGTGGAAATGCCCTCCATGCAGAAGGTGTACGACAAGTTCAAGGACCGGGGATTCGAAATGCTGACCATCAGCGTGGACAAGGATCAAAAACTGATCCAGCCATTCATGGAAGAATACAACCTCACCTTCCCGGTCCTGCTCGACCCGGATGAGGAAATTGCCAAGCAGGTGTACAAGACCACCGGCGTGCCGGAAACCTTCATCGTCAGCAAAAGCGGCGTCATCGTGCACAAGGCCATCGGCCCGCGCGACTGGGCGACGGAAGACGCGATGGCCGCATTCCAGCAACTCGTGGAGCAATCCTGA
- a CDS encoding arginyltransferase, with product MLAHFIDSKPFQCGYFKDRESLFEEYLLEDISEVEFDYMLAHGMRHFGEYYFRPRCGNCHQCVPIRVRVEEFRMTRSQKRALKACEGIEIRMGLPQFTKEKFRLYLEHKKRFHALQDDVEDEQNFRLSFYVNTPFGMEFEYYYNGELIGVALADVTQRSFSAIYTFYSNPVSQMSLGTFSVLKQIQLCQRRGIPYYYMGYFISHNHSLAYKANFRPNEIYINNEWRPFRNAQGDFLVPESQVYWVNNDALVKAASHSARVVQSL from the coding sequence ATGCTCGCCCATTTTATTGATTCCAAACCGTTTCAGTGCGGCTACTTCAAGGACCGCGAGTCCTTGTTCGAAGAGTACCTGCTGGAGGATATCTCAGAAGTCGAATTCGACTACATGCTGGCCCATGGCATGCGTCATTTCGGGGAGTATTATTTCCGCCCCCGTTGCGGAAACTGCCACCAATGTGTGCCCATCCGCGTGCGGGTGGAGGAATTCCGCATGACGAGGAGCCAGAAACGGGCGCTCAAGGCATGCGAGGGTATTGAAATCCGCATGGGGCTGCCCCAGTTTACCAAGGAAAAATTCCGCCTCTACCTCGAACACAAAAAACGGTTTCACGCCCTGCAGGACGATGTGGAGGACGAGCAGAACTTCCGCCTGTCGTTTTACGTGAACACTCCGTTCGGAATGGAGTTTGAGTATTATTACAACGGCGAACTGATAGGGGTGGCGCTGGCGGATGTGACCCAGCGGTCTTTTTCTGCAATCTATACCTTTTACAGCAATCCGGTATCGCAGATGAGTCTGGGCACCTTCAGTGTGCTCAAGCAAATCCAACTTTGCCAGAGGCGGGGCATTCCTTACTATTACATGGGCTACTTCATTTCACACAACCACTCGCTGGCATACAAGGCCAACTTCCGACCCAACGAAATTTACATCAACAATGAATGGAGGCCCTTCCGCAATGCTCAGGGCGACTTCCTGGTGCCGGAGAGTCAGGTGTACTGGGTGAACAACGATGCCCTGGTCAAGGCCGCATCCCATTCCGCCAGGGTGGTGCAGTCGCTCTGA
- a CDS encoding TIGR04283 family arsenosugar biosynthesis glycosyltransferase, with protein MNVSVIIPTWNESRLLPDTLERLTRISPYEILIGDGGSDDDTRSIAERHGVRCIESPRGRAPQMNAAAKEAQGNLLLFLHADSHLDETGFQRMVAVMQRGRHIGGAFSLAIDSQRPALQTISRLATLRSRYLNLVYGDQGIFVLPEVFHELGGFSPLPICEDLDFFRRLKKRGRTVILREAVSTSARRWHAEGLIWTTSRNILIASLFLMGFSPTRLSKWYPPKR; from the coding sequence TTGAACGTATCGGTCATCATACCGACCTGGAACGAATCCCGTCTGCTGCCGGATACGCTGGAGCGGCTGACCCGGATTTCGCCATACGAAATCCTGATCGGAGACGGCGGCAGTGACGACGACACCCGGTCCATTGCCGAGCGCCACGGCGTGCGCTGTATCGAATCTCCCCGCGGGCGCGCTCCACAGATGAATGCCGCCGCCAAAGAAGCGCAGGGCAATCTCCTGCTGTTCCTGCACGCCGACAGCCATCTGGATGAGACGGGATTCCAACGCATGGTGGCGGTGATGCAACGGGGACGGCACATCGGGGGCGCGTTCAGCTTGGCGATCGACTCGCAACGGCCCGCTTTGCAGACCATTTCACGCCTGGCCACCCTGCGCTCGCGCTACCTGAACCTGGTGTACGGGGACCAGGGCATTTTCGTTCTGCCGGAGGTGTTTCACGAACTGGGAGGGTTTTCTCCCCTGCCCATCTGCGAGGACCTGGATTTTTTCCGCCGCCTTAAAAAACGCGGCCGGACGGTGATCCTGCGTGAGGCTGTTTCCACCTCCGCGCGCCGCTGGCATGCCGAGGGACTGATTTGGACCACTTCGCGCAACATTCTGATCGCCTCCCTTTTTTTGATGGGATTTTCCCCAACCCGCCTGAGCAAATGGTACCCGCCCAAACGGTGA
- a CDS encoding GmrSD restriction endonuclease domain-containing protein has protein sequence MILDGQQRLTSLYQAFYGVGEYLYFLDLNVLDEEGDFEEAIYHVKANAKRGWQAKELKKYSEFKGQCEDWVFPLWVLFGDKDGYQGWAKKVCRSVSGEKRDEFEDSLDQIRSDWIKYIEAYKFPVVLLSDETKTDAVCTIFETLNRTGVKLSVFDLLAARFWPENVKLREMWEKAISEFQIIEDFQIDPYYVLQAIALLSSEKAPSCKRKDVLSLTSQHVKETWSNAIKGLADTLNILQEDCGVFIPKWLPYNTILIPFTAILARFNDGQGLAVGEVRQKLVRWFWCSVFGQAYENSPNSMAAKDFIEVANWLSGGEIPGDIKSFTFVPESLYEVTPKQRALYRGTISLILSNGPRDFYEAKPITKALTGENPVDDHHIFPNGYLKDHGVEETKRRDLVLNRTLIDKKTNIRLSKRDPSEYFSEIKNSLGEPGFVKLLNSHLIPSGNDSAIFKNDYESFLEYRCQKLSELVKKATS, from the coding sequence TTGATTCTGGATGGACAACAGAGATTAACGTCTCTTTATCAAGCATTTTATGGTGTGGGAGAGTATTTATATTTTTTAGATTTGAATGTTCTTGATGAGGAAGGCGATTTTGAGGAGGCGATATATCACGTTAAAGCTAATGCAAAACGTGGATGGCAAGCCAAGGAATTAAAGAAATACAGTGAATTTAAGGGGCAATGTGAAGACTGGGTGTTTCCGCTTTGGGTTCTTTTCGGAGATAAGGATGGGTATCAAGGTTGGGCTAAAAAGGTTTGCAGGAGTGTAAGTGGGGAAAAAAGAGATGAGTTTGAAGACAGCCTTGATCAAATTAGGAGTGACTGGATTAAGTATATAGAAGCGTACAAATTTCCGGTTGTGTTGCTTTCTGATGAAACCAAAACCGATGCTGTTTGTACAATTTTTGAAACATTAAATAGAACGGGAGTTAAGTTAAGTGTTTTTGATTTATTAGCCGCGCGTTTTTGGCCTGAGAATGTAAAGTTAAGAGAAATGTGGGAGAAAGCTATATCAGAATTTCAGATAATTGAGGATTTTCAGATTGATCCTTATTATGTTCTTCAAGCTATTGCATTGTTAAGTTCCGAAAAAGCCCCATCTTGCAAGCGAAAGGATGTCCTCAGCTTAACCTCTCAGCATGTTAAAGAAACTTGGTCGAATGCAATTAAGGGTTTAGCAGATACCTTGAATATTCTCCAAGAGGATTGCGGAGTATTCATTCCAAAATGGTTACCTTATAACACTATTCTTATACCCTTTACTGCAATTTTGGCGAGATTCAACGATGGGCAAGGTCTTGCAGTGGGTGAAGTAAGGCAAAAACTGGTTCGTTGGTTTTGGTGCTCGGTATTTGGGCAAGCCTATGAGAATTCACCAAATTCTATGGCCGCAAAAGATTTCATTGAGGTCGCTAATTGGTTGTCAGGAGGTGAGATTCCTGGCGATATAAAGTCGTTTACCTTTGTGCCTGAATCGCTTTATGAGGTTACCCCAAAGCAACGTGCGCTCTATCGAGGAACGATTTCATTGATTCTTTCAAATGGTCCCAGAGATTTTTATGAAGCCAAGCCGATTACAAAAGCCCTGACGGGTGAAAATCCTGTAGATGATCATCATATTTTTCCTAATGGATATTTAAAAGATCACGGTGTGGAAGAGACTAAAAGAAGAGATTTGGTTCTTAATAGAACTTTGATTGATAAGAAAACAAATATACGCTTAAGCAAGCGCGATCCTAGCGAATATTTTAGTGAAATAAAAAATAGCTTAGGAGAACCGGGATTTGTAAAACTATTAAATTCCCATTTGATTCCATCGGGCAATGATTCGGCTATTTTTAAAAACGATTATGAAAGTTTTCTAGAGTATAGATGTCAAAAATTGAGTGAACTGGTAAAGAAGGCTACGTCATAA
- a CDS encoding DUF262 domain-containing protein — MSNLFEDTPQKDLSWLLTQINQREIALPDFQRDFVWDPSATQELIVSIANNYPAGSLLAIRNTNNYFAAREVEGAPFFKRSKANLFDSGWTTEINVSLSSILWCGRVFIFFRFECS; from the coding sequence ATGAGCAACCTTTTCGAAGATACCCCTCAAAAAGACCTTTCATGGTTATTAACTCAAATTAATCAGCGTGAAATTGCGTTGCCGGACTTTCAAAGGGATTTTGTATGGGATCCCTCGGCAACCCAGGAATTAATAGTCTCAATAGCAAACAACTACCCCGCTGGCTCCCTTCTTGCGATTAGAAATACCAATAATTATTTTGCCGCTCGTGAAGTTGAAGGTGCGCCTTTTTTTAAACGGAGCAAAGCCAACTTATTTGATTCTGGATGGACAACAGAGATTAACGTCTCTTTATCAAGCATTTTATGGTGTGGGAGAGTATTTATATTTTTTAGATTTGAATGTTCTTGA